In Rhodothermus profundi, the following are encoded in one genomic region:
- a CDS encoding deoxynucleoside kinase has protein sequence MAERAASSRKKHIAIAGNIGAGKSSLTRVLSEYFKWEAVYERVDDNPYLADFYNDMRRWSFNLQIFFLSSRFRQQRQIEASPHSVVQDRSIYEDAEIFARNLYEMGLMSQRDYENYVALFEIMTSFLKPPHLLIYLRASVPTLVRHIQARGRPYETAIRIEYLERLNRHYEDWIARYNLGPKMIIDVDELDFVNKEEDRREVIRRVESRLFGLFPDE, from the coding sequence ATGGCTGAACGTGCAGCGTCTTCCCGAAAAAAACATATAGCCATTGCAGGCAATATCGGGGCCGGGAAAAGCTCGCTGACCCGTGTATTGAGTGAATACTTCAAATGGGAAGCTGTTTATGAACGCGTAGACGACAATCCTTATCTGGCTGATTTTTACAACGACATGCGTCGCTGGTCCTTTAACCTGCAGATTTTTTTTCTGTCCAGCCGCTTTCGGCAGCAGCGTCAGATAGAAGCATCGCCCCATTCCGTCGTGCAGGACCGGTCGATTTATGAAGACGCCGAAATTTTCGCCCGTAACCTGTACGAAATGGGCCTGATGTCCCAGCGCGATTACGAAAACTATGTGGCGCTTTTCGAAATCATGACGTCGTTTCTGAAACCGCCGCACCTGCTGATCTATTTGCGCGCGTCGGTGCCGACGCTTGTGCGGCATATCCAGGCGCGCGGGCGGCCTTACGAAACAGCCATTCGCATCGAATATCTGGAACGGCTCAATCGACACTACGAAGACTGGATTGCCCGTTACAATCTGGGGCCGAAAATGATTATCGATGTGGACGAGCTAGACTTTGTCAATAAGGAGGAGGACCGGCGAGAAGTCATTCGTCGCGTAGAAAGCCGACTGTTTGGCCTGTTTCCCGATGAATAA
- a CDS encoding complex I NDUFA9 subunit family protein encodes MKVYLTGATGFVGRYVLRALRTAGHQVRCLVRQPDRPLPVEDEGVEKVAGDLLRPETFAGTLEGCEAVVHLVGIIAEKPRQGITFDAVHRRGTLHIVEAAQQAGIARFIHMSANGARPDGITAYQTSKWEAEEIVRRAGFAHWTIFRPSVIFGDPQGAPMEFVTQLARRLVRPFPVLPVFGDGRYQLQPVAVDVVASAFAQALTREAAHGQTYCVAGPGPLSYDEILDIIARALRGKPRPKLHVPLAPIQVLVNTLGRVGLLPITPEQLAMLVEGNTCDPTAFYRDFEVPQIPFTPETIAYVRRVA; translated from the coding sequence ATGAAAGTCTATCTAACCGGAGCTACCGGGTTTGTCGGACGCTATGTTCTGCGGGCGCTGCGAACGGCAGGACATCAGGTCCGCTGCCTGGTTCGACAACCCGACCGACCGCTTCCTGTTGAGGATGAAGGAGTCGAAAAAGTCGCCGGAGATTTGCTCCGGCCGGAGACGTTCGCAGGTACGCTTGAAGGCTGTGAGGCCGTTGTGCACCTGGTGGGTATCATTGCCGAAAAGCCTCGGCAGGGGATTACGTTCGATGCAGTGCATCGCCGGGGAACGTTGCACATCGTAGAAGCCGCTCAACAGGCAGGTATTGCACGCTTTATCCATATGAGCGCCAACGGCGCTCGCCCCGACGGCATAACCGCCTATCAGACAAGCAAGTGGGAAGCTGAAGAGATTGTGCGGCGGGCTGGCTTTGCACACTGGACTATCTTTCGACCGTCGGTCATCTTTGGGGACCCCCAGGGCGCTCCTATGGAATTTGTTACGCAACTGGCTCGTCGGCTTGTCCGGCCCTTTCCTGTTTTGCCTGTGTTTGGGGACGGTCGGTACCAACTGCAGCCCGTAGCTGTCGACGTGGTAGCCAGTGCCTTCGCGCAGGCGCTAACCAGAGAAGCAGCGCACGGGCAGACCTACTGTGTGGCCGGGCCCGGCCCGCTGTCCTACGATGAAATTCTGGACATAATTGCCCGGGCGCTTCGCGGAAAACCCCGGCCCAAGCTACATGTGCCGCTGGCGCCCATACAGGTATTGGTCAACACGCTGGGACGCGTAGGTCTGCTGCCGATTACGCCGGAGCAGCTCGCCATGCTCGTTGAGGGCAATACGTGTGATCCTACGGCTTTTTATCGCGACTTCGAAGTTCCACAGATCCCCTTTACGCCGGAAACCATTGCCTACGTGCGTCGCGTCGCTTGA
- a CDS encoding cation:proton antiporter domain-containing protein has protein sequence MESIVLGIVAVLVLGVGAQWLAWRFRLPSILLLLTFGFIAGPVTGLLPPEALQGDWVFAFVSLSIGIILFEGGLNLRLSELREVGKAVRNLITLGVLVTWVLAGLAAYHIVGLNPSLSVLVGAILTVTGPTVVIPLLRHVRPSGRVGAVAKWEGITIDPVGAILAVLVLETILLLEAAPGAAESLSEAVWHALEGLLLTITISVGISVLGAALLILLLYRRLIPDYLQSPIALMIVVATFALSNVLQEESGLLEVTLLGIILANQRYVPVRRITEFKEDLQVLLISSLFIVLSARLELETLRYIEQRALVFLAVLVLVVRPVAVWLSTLGTNLNWREKVFLSWLAPRGIVAAAVASLFAFRMESLYPAQAQAMVPLIFLVIVGTVALYGLTIAPLARSLKLADPNPQGVLILGAHLWARRLATVLRDLGFKVLLIDSNADNIARARRARLQAARVNALSEEVLDELDLSGIGYFLALTPNDEVNALAALHFAEIFDSTSVFQLATRTEGSEQDLPAHLRGRPLFGGKVTYATLTERFNQGGEIRVVELSEKMPYEALQEAYEGDLILLFVVRGSELLIHAEEGQLTPQPGDRVVVFLPPQVREKEEVEAVSFEQLVTRAFVRDLEQCAPFNELVEDVSGLLAQRLPVTAARLVRGFLDGARYGLMPITHGVALAHLRVPEIDEPELVLVRCRQGVQITVDGEAVEASASEQPETVYAILFLVSPEENPGKHLRTLAYLASRIDEPDFLDRWRSASEELELKTTLLDPEHFLLLTLRSDDETAVWIGQDVGELELPASCQVALVQREQKRFVPTPYTRLQEGDRLILIGETAAIRALRQRFPTGRPVSPTAPQ, from the coding sequence ATGGAATCCATTGTACTAGGTATTGTTGCAGTGCTGGTGCTGGGCGTAGGGGCTCAGTGGCTGGCCTGGCGCTTCCGCCTGCCCTCTATCTTGTTGCTGCTCACCTTTGGGTTTATTGCCGGGCCGGTAACCGGGCTGCTGCCGCCCGAGGCATTGCAAGGGGATTGGGTGTTTGCGTTTGTTTCGCTTTCCATTGGCATCATCCTGTTTGAGGGCGGGCTGAACCTGCGTCTGTCGGAATTGCGAGAAGTCGGGAAGGCCGTTCGCAACCTGATCACCCTGGGGGTGCTGGTTACCTGGGTACTGGCCGGGTTGGCTGCTTACCATATTGTCGGGCTGAATCCGAGCCTGTCTGTGCTGGTGGGGGCCATTCTGACCGTGACCGGACCAACGGTCGTCATTCCCCTGTTGCGTCACGTGCGGCCTTCTGGACGCGTGGGGGCGGTGGCCAAGTGGGAAGGGATAACTATTGATCCCGTCGGGGCCATTCTGGCGGTGCTGGTACTGGAAACCATTCTGTTACTGGAAGCAGCTCCGGGCGCTGCCGAAAGCCTCAGTGAAGCGGTATGGCATGCCCTTGAAGGGTTATTGCTGACGATTACGATCAGCGTGGGCATCAGCGTACTCGGAGCCGCGCTGCTGATCCTGCTGCTCTACCGACGGCTTATCCCCGACTATCTGCAGAGTCCGATAGCCTTGATGATTGTAGTGGCCACGTTTGCCCTGTCGAATGTATTGCAGGAAGAGTCGGGGTTGTTGGAAGTAACGCTGCTAGGCATCATCCTGGCGAATCAGCGATATGTGCCGGTGCGTCGCATTACAGAATTCAAAGAAGATCTGCAGGTGCTGCTCATCTCGAGCCTCTTCATTGTGCTGAGCGCTCGGCTGGAGCTTGAGACGCTGCGCTACATTGAACAGCGGGCTCTGGTATTTCTGGCGGTACTGGTTCTGGTGGTACGGCCGGTTGCGGTATGGCTGTCAACGCTGGGAACGAATTTGAACTGGCGTGAGAAGGTGTTTTTATCCTGGCTGGCGCCTCGAGGCATTGTGGCGGCGGCAGTAGCCTCGCTGTTTGCTTTTCGCATGGAGTCGCTTTACCCGGCCCAGGCCCAGGCCATGGTGCCGCTCATTTTTCTGGTCATTGTGGGGACGGTAGCGCTCTATGGCTTGACGATTGCGCCGCTGGCGCGTTCATTGAAGCTGGCTGATCCTAATCCGCAGGGCGTCTTGATTCTGGGAGCGCATCTCTGGGCGCGGCGGCTGGCAACGGTGTTGCGTGACCTGGGCTTCAAGGTGCTGTTGATCGACTCGAATGCCGACAACATTGCTCGGGCGCGTCGCGCCCGGCTGCAGGCGGCTCGGGTAAATGCGCTTTCGGAAGAAGTGCTGGATGAGTTGGATTTGAGTGGCATTGGCTATTTTCTGGCCCTGACGCCCAACGATGAGGTGAACGCACTGGCCGCCCTGCACTTTGCCGAAATTTTTGACAGCACCTCGGTTTTTCAGCTCGCTACTCGCACCGAGGGAAGTGAGCAGGATCTGCCTGCGCATCTGCGAGGCCGTCCGCTTTTTGGCGGCAAAGTAACCTACGCGACGCTCACCGAGCGCTTCAACCAGGGCGGTGAAATCCGGGTCGTAGAGCTTTCCGAAAAGATGCCCTACGAGGCGCTGCAGGAGGCTTACGAGGGGGATCTGATCCTGCTTTTTGTAGTGCGCGGTAGTGAGCTGCTCATTCATGCCGAAGAGGGCCAGTTGACGCCGCAGCCTGGAGACAGGGTTGTCGTATTTCTGCCGCCGCAGGTTCGGGAAAAAGAAGAGGTAGAGGCTGTTTCGTTCGAGCAACTTGTTACGCGAGCCTTTGTGCGCGATCTGGAGCAGTGCGCTCCTTTCAACGAACTTGTCGAGGACGTATCGGGGCTTCTGGCGCAGCGGCTGCCGGTGACTGCGGCTCGTCTGGTTCGGGGATTCCTGGACGGCGCTCGCTATGGACTCATGCCCATTACCCATGGGGTAGCGCTGGCGCATCTGCGCGTGCCCGAAATTGACGAACCCGAGCTGGTGCTGGTGCGCTGCCGTCAAGGCGTGCAGATTACGGTAGATGGCGAGGCGGTGGAAGCATCTGCGTCGGAGCAGCCTGAAACAGTTTATGCGATCCTGTTTCTGGTCAGTCCTGAAGAAAACCCGGGCAAGCATCTGCGCACTCTTGCATACCTGGCCTCGCGCATCGATGAACCCGACTTTCTGGATCGATGGCGCAGTGCTTCTGAGGAGCTGGAGCTAAAGACAACGCTCCTGGATCCCGAACACTTCCTCTTGCTCACGTTGCGCTCTGATGACGAGACGGCGGTCTGGATCGGACAGGATGTGGGCGAGCTGGAATTGCCCGCTTCCTGCCAGGTGGCCCTGGTGCAGCGTGAGCAAAAACGCTTTGTGCCGACGCCCTACACGCGGTTGCAAGAGGGAGACCGGCTGATCCTGATCGGGGAAACAGCGGCTATTCGAGCCCTTCGCCAGCGTTTCCCGACAGGCCGGCCGGTCTCCCCCACGGCTCCGCAATGA
- a CDS encoding LamG-like jellyroll fold domain-containing protein, whose amino-acid sequence MERRARILVWAVLLMSCLRAGAARAQLQALWSGERLRAGQPANLFARWEAQEPFHGVELEVPADWSVHQAWAVRTGRPPVVLRIDTLAQGRFYLQPAQPIREAVMLCITVTPAGSGLAFWQLTPLASADISSKHPVPRPASTQRRPLFVQSADTENPRNYVLEVQTGARPLPVTDSLLHRLDLQHPFTLALWLKSTTRNAVVLSTWSGDEQQSYPLELVLDAAGFLRAYRGRPGLHQALITPRPVADGSWHHIALTYDPLSGWSYLYLDGLAADSLFAPDILPINPPSMLTIGGRLGQRATSFAGYLDMLVLDRRAWSATWIRRIYRQPDPPVEGLRLDFETASFQAEHGLSRRRADLFFFEPLRQLRVLRADEEHVLLSWICTDRQTQAFVVERSTDGRTFTTIAQLPAACEGLPYRFRDPAPPSAPVLYYRIQQKFEDDILYPSAVLKLGLGPVQPSRALLLGNFPNPFQGRTTIQYELHQPMPVRLSIWDLSGHEVRVLIDALQPAGQYTLIFDAADLPSGTYFLRLETPEGVQTHKMILVR is encoded by the coding sequence ATGGAAAGGCGGGCGCGTATTCTGGTATGGGCCGTGCTGCTGATGTCCTGTCTGCGCGCAGGCGCAGCGCGGGCGCAATTGCAAGCGCTCTGGAGCGGTGAGCGGCTGCGGGCCGGGCAGCCAGCGAATCTATTTGCCCGCTGGGAAGCCCAGGAGCCGTTTCATGGCGTCGAACTGGAAGTGCCCGCTGACTGGTCTGTGCATCAGGCCTGGGCCGTGCGCACGGGTCGTCCTCCTGTCGTGCTGCGCATTGATACGCTCGCGCAGGGGCGGTTTTATCTTCAACCCGCGCAGCCAATTCGCGAGGCCGTGATGCTTTGCATCACGGTTACCCCGGCGGGTTCGGGCCTTGCGTTCTGGCAGCTCACCCCGCTTGCTTCAGCCGATATCTCCTCAAAGCACCCGGTGCCACGCCCTGCCAGCACGCAACGCCGTCCGCTTTTCGTGCAATCCGCTGACACTGAAAACCCTCGCAACTATGTACTGGAAGTGCAGACGGGCGCCCGCCCGTTACCGGTAACCGACTCGCTGCTGCACCGGCTGGACCTGCAGCATCCGTTCACGCTGGCTCTCTGGCTCAAAAGCACTACGCGTAATGCTGTGGTGCTCTCTACCTGGAGTGGCGACGAGCAGCAAAGCTATCCGCTGGAACTGGTGCTGGACGCGGCAGGCTTTCTGCGGGCTTACCGAGGCCGCCCCGGATTGCATCAAGCGCTGATTACACCTCGTCCTGTCGCAGATGGTAGCTGGCACCACATCGCGCTAACGTATGATCCCCTCTCAGGATGGAGCTATCTCTACCTCGATGGCCTGGCGGCCGACTCCCTTTTTGCGCCGGACATTCTCCCCATCAATCCGCCATCAATGCTGACTATCGGAGGACGTCTAGGCCAACGCGCCACAAGCTTTGCAGGCTACCTGGACATGCTCGTGCTGGACCGGCGTGCCTGGTCGGCCACCTGGATTCGCCGCATCTATCGGCAACCCGATCCTCCGGTTGAGGGTCTGCGCCTGGATTTTGAGACGGCCTCTTTTCAGGCAGAACACGGGCTATCCCGCCGCCGCGCCGATCTGTTCTTCTTTGAGCCCCTGCGCCAGCTTCGGGTGCTGCGCGCCGACGAAGAGCACGTGCTGCTGAGCTGGATCTGCACCGACCGGCAGACGCAGGCGTTTGTAGTCGAACGCTCTACAGACGGCCGCACCTTTACCACCATTGCGCAGTTGCCAGCTGCCTGTGAAGGCCTGCCTTACCGCTTTCGCGATCCTGCTCCTCCCAGTGCTCCGGTGCTTTACTATCGCATTCAGCAGAAATTTGAAGACGATATCCTTTACCCCTCGGCTGTGCTCAAGTTGGGGCTGGGACCGGTGCAGCCCAGCCGCGCATTGCTGCTGGGCAATTTCCCCAATCCATTCCAGGGACGGACCACGATTCAGTACGAACTGCACCAGCCCATGCCGGTTCGGTTATCCATCTGGGATCTTTCTGGCCATGAGGTGCGCGTGCTCATCGACGCCCTGCAACCGGCCGGACAGTATACCCTCATCTTTGACGCTGCAGATTTACCCAGCGGTACGTATTTTCTTCGCCTGGAAACGCCCGAAGGCGTGCAGACGCACAAAATGATCCTGGTCCGCTGA
- a CDS encoding 6-phosphofructokinase, translated as MARRLRIGLLTGGGDCPGMNAVIRAVTKSLILQANAEVIGFEDGYEGLIEGRFRTLEYRDVSGILTRGGTILGTSNRANPFRYYRRGEADVSAEVIALYRELELDGIVVIGGDGTMTIAHGLSERGLRFIGVPKTIDNDLWGTERTFGFDTAVHIAAEAIDRLHTTAQSHHRVMICETMGRYAGWIALYAGVAAGADVILIPELPFDVEVVAEVCRERESDGRRFTIIVVAEGARPEGGTFHVREHVPESPDPIRLGGIGYELERQLRDRLRSEVRTTVLGHVQRGGTPTAYDRNLASAFGAYAAAMVRAEQYGCMVALRDGRLTAVPLAEVAGRTRTVPRNAPMLGAALAVGTSLGVRTLSSPLVGDAPTMPLA; from the coding sequence ATGGCTCGACGATTACGAATCGGCTTGCTGACCGGCGGAGGCGATTGCCCGGGGATGAATGCGGTCATCCGGGCTGTTACCAAAAGCCTGATTCTGCAGGCTAATGCCGAGGTAATTGGCTTTGAAGATGGATATGAAGGGCTCATTGAAGGACGCTTCCGAACGCTTGAGTACCGGGACGTAAGCGGCATTCTGACGCGAGGGGGCACCATTCTCGGAACAAGCAATCGGGCTAATCCCTTCCGCTACTACCGGCGCGGTGAAGCCGATGTATCGGCAGAGGTTATTGCGCTGTATCGTGAGCTGGAGCTGGACGGCATTGTGGTGATTGGAGGAGATGGGACAATGACGATCGCCCATGGACTTTCAGAGCGGGGACTGCGTTTTATCGGGGTGCCTAAAACGATTGATAATGACCTCTGGGGCACCGAGCGCACGTTCGGGTTCGACACGGCCGTGCATATTGCTGCCGAGGCCATTGACCGGCTGCATACCACAGCGCAAAGCCATCACCGCGTGATGATCTGCGAAACCATGGGGCGATACGCAGGCTGGATCGCTCTGTATGCTGGTGTGGCGGCCGGGGCCGACGTCATTCTGATTCCGGAGTTGCCTTTTGATGTGGAAGTGGTGGCAGAGGTATGCCGCGAACGGGAAAGCGATGGGCGACGCTTTACGATCATTGTGGTCGCCGAGGGCGCTCGGCCGGAAGGAGGGACGTTCCATGTGCGGGAGCATGTCCCTGAAAGCCCTGATCCTATCCGGTTGGGCGGCATTGGCTATGAACTGGAACGCCAGCTTCGCGACCGGCTGCGTAGTGAAGTCCGAACGACGGTACTGGGCCATGTGCAGCGGGGAGGCACGCCTACAGCGTACGACCGAAATCTGGCCTCGGCGTTTGGCGCCTATGCAGCGGCTATGGTACGGGCCGAACAGTACGGATGTATGGTAGCGCTTCGAGATGGGCGATTGACGGCTGTGCCGCTGGCGGAAGTGGCCGGACGCACGCGCACGGTGCCACGCAATGCGCCCATGCTGGGAGCCGCCCTGGCCGTAGGAACCTCCCTGGGCGTTCGAACGCTGAGTTCGCCCCTGGTGGGAGATGCCCCAACGATGCCGCTGGCGTAA
- a CDS encoding putative porin encodes MNKRTLWIGLALLVLPAAAQAPADTAGGRPPVGFRQISWGTAVSDTLPARLALLHLTDLLGRLPGTFTYAFRLLGWPEGWSPDGLPPHLVGLRLDGHPFNDPVTGRPAYELLPLFFLSPVRMGAAVDQAPLTVFTELRPYGVPRPLTELRYRTGGDGLQSIMALHVQNRRQSLRGRPGLLQLLFGYGGHAMQGAYPGSRLRRGRQVLVRLRYQQHDWALTLINLHNRSRVGAHGGVLPHPGQAFETIYEPFGAAVRYPSARRQTIRNDLAVTLRVRTGLTRAPLTVSAYWTAQTFRYRNPELDTVAAHTDRYGFYLEQTLAGIIWRLEGVWDWLRQPQATATDARWTRARMRLLAADTLWQRTWYLAWNGQVFRQEKRIGAEATLALGRAKGRWRPLLQMGLHHPEPPWVFRTGWGELLQPCVACSGGRVVRIKLGVQHAVGSFRGRVEGFMMRLEEVPDLYAVGRGDTVQVQALKAGLVHGGVTVGFEWRRAARRGPYARVQATTFRTFNAAASSLHRRQAAALPALLLHVRLGGRLLLFQELDTDLYLLGRYWTSFRSRLLHAATGLLALPERGARRFGPAGTLDLYVEAGLRTAKLFLVWENIISGTVLQPGVLLVPIYPLPARRLRFGVYWPIWD; translated from the coding sequence ATGAATAAGCGGACGTTGTGGATTGGGCTGGCACTGCTGGTACTGCCGGCTGCGGCGCAGGCTCCGGCCGATACCGCCGGTGGACGTCCGCCTGTAGGGTTCAGGCAAATATCCTGGGGGACTGCTGTGAGCGACACGTTGCCGGCCCGTCTGGCACTCCTGCACCTGACGGATCTGCTGGGACGCTTGCCGGGTACGTTTACCTATGCGTTTCGGCTGCTGGGCTGGCCCGAAGGATGGAGCCCAGACGGCCTTCCGCCCCATCTGGTTGGTCTGCGCCTGGACGGGCACCCTTTCAATGATCCCGTTACGGGCCGGCCAGCCTACGAGCTGCTGCCCCTTTTTTTTCTCAGTCCTGTTCGGATGGGAGCCGCTGTTGACCAGGCACCGCTCACCGTCTTTACCGAGCTGCGTCCTTATGGAGTGCCGCGCCCTCTAACGGAGCTTCGTTACCGAACAGGCGGCGACGGCCTGCAGAGCATCATGGCACTCCACGTGCAAAACCGAAGGCAGTCGCTGAGAGGAAGACCGGGACTGCTGCAATTGCTTTTCGGCTATGGAGGGCATGCCATGCAGGGCGCCTACCCGGGCAGCCGCCTGCGTCGAGGACGCCAGGTCCTGGTGCGACTGCGCTACCAGCAGCACGACTGGGCGTTGACGCTGATAAATCTGCATAACCGCTCGCGGGTAGGAGCACATGGCGGCGTGCTGCCGCATCCAGGCCAGGCCTTTGAGACCATTTATGAACCCTTTGGCGCGGCCGTTCGCTACCCGTCCGCGCGGCGCCAGACAATCCGCAACGATCTGGCGGTAACGCTGCGCGTTCGCACGGGCCTGACACGCGCACCTCTGACTGTCTCCGCCTACTGGACAGCGCAAACCTTCCGCTATCGCAATCCTGAGCTGGATACCGTTGCGGCTCATACAGATCGCTATGGCTTTTATCTGGAGCAGACGCTTGCCGGAATCATCTGGCGGCTGGAAGGGGTCTGGGACTGGCTGCGCCAGCCTCAAGCTACGGCAACTGATGCCCGGTGGACCCGTGCCCGTATGCGGTTGCTGGCTGCCGACACGCTCTGGCAGCGCACCTGGTATCTCGCATGGAATGGCCAGGTATTTCGACAGGAAAAGCGCATAGGCGCCGAGGCGACGCTCGCACTGGGGCGAGCGAAAGGACGTTGGCGTCCTCTCCTGCAGATGGGGCTGCATCATCCCGAGCCGCCCTGGGTGTTTCGCACAGGCTGGGGCGAATTGCTCCAGCCCTGCGTCGCGTGCTCGGGCGGACGCGTGGTCCGGATAAAACTGGGCGTGCAGCACGCGGTCGGTTCGTTCCGGGGCCGCGTCGAAGGTTTCATGATGCGGCTGGAAGAGGTGCCAGACCTCTACGCCGTGGGGAGGGGCGACACAGTGCAGGTGCAGGCGCTCAAAGCCGGATTGGTGCACGGAGGAGTGACGGTTGGTTTTGAGTGGCGGCGTGCAGCCCGGCGCGGTCCGTATGCCCGGGTACAGGCCACGACGTTTCGGACGTTCAATGCCGCAGCTTCAAGCCTGCATCGTCGCCAGGCAGCGGCGTTACCCGCGCTGCTTTTGCACGTACGGTTAGGGGGGCGGTTGCTCCTGTTTCAGGAACTGGATACGGATCTGTATCTGCTGGGGCGTTACTGGACCTCCTTTCGGAGCCGCCTGCTGCATGCAGCTACAGGCCTGCTGGCGCTCCCTGAGCGAGGCGCTCGCCGCTTCGGACCGGCAGGTACGCTGGACCTTTATGTAGAGGCCGGCCTGCGAACAGCTAAGCTGTTTCTGGTGTGGGAAAACATTATCAGCGGCACTGTCCTCCAGCCGGGCGTCCTGCTCGTTCCCATCTATCCACTACCGGCTCGCCGTTTGCGCTTTGGCGTGTACTGGCCTATCTGGGATTAA